The following DNA comes from Haloarchaeobius salinus.
GAGGTGCTGGTGACGCGGGGTCCGCGTGACGGGACGGAGAAGCCCCCGCTCTCGCCGAAGACGCCCGTCGCCATCGGCATCCTCCTCACCGTCATCGGGCTCGCGGCGTTCACGCACTTCCCCATCGTCGTCACCGCACTCGGCGGCGTCGTCGCGATGGTCCTCACGGGCTGTCTCGACATCGACGACGCCTACGACGCGGTGTCGTGGAACGTCATCTTCCTGCTGGCGGGTATCCTCCCGCTGTCGGCGGCGCTGCAGGCCTCCGGCGGCGCGGGCTACCTCGCCGACCTGTTGGTGCTGGCGGCCGAGGGAGCCGACCCGCTGCTCGTCGTCGGCGCGTTCTACGTGCTGACGGGGCTGCTCGCGAACGTCATCACGCCGGTCGCGAGCGTCGCCCTGCTGGTACCGGTGGCGGCTCGCTCCGCGAGCGAGCTGGCCGCGGACCCGTTCTCGTTCGTGCTCGCGGTCACCTTCGCCGGCTCGACGGCGTTCATGACCCCCATCGGCTACCAGACGAACCTGATGGTGTACGGTCCCGGCGGCTACCGGTTCACGGACTACCTGCGCGTCGGCGCGCCGCTCCAGCTGCTGCTCGCGGTCGTGACGACGCTGGGTATCGGTGTGCTGTGGCCACCGGGGTGACGCGTCAGTCCCCGTACCCGTCGATTCCGCGCCGCGCTCGTCCCGGAGCGTGGCGTCTGAGAACGGTGGGTTTATCAGTCGCTCGGGGGTAGTCGTAGCCAAGATTACTCTCGATATGGCAGGAAACCATCAACAACCGGAGGTGAACATCGGACTCGTCGGCCACGTCGACCACGGGAAGACGACACTCGTACAGGCGCTCAGTGGCGAGTGGACCGACCAGCACTCCGAGGAGATGAAGCGTGGCATCTCCATCCGCCTCGGCTACGCCGACGCCACGTTCCGCCGCTGCCCCGAGTGCGAGGGTGCCGACGCGTACACCGTCGCCGACCACTGCGAGGAACACGACGTCGACACCGAGGTCGTCCGCACGGTCTCGTTCGTCGACGCACCCGGTCACGAGACGCTGATGGCGACGATGCTCTCCGGCGCGGCCATCATGGACGGCGCGGTCCTCGTCGTGAGCGCGACCGAGGACGTGCCCCAGGCCCAGACCGAGGAGCACCTGATGGCGCTGGACATCATCGGCATCGAGAACATCGTCATCGCCCAGAACAAGGTCGACCTCGTCGACGCCGACCGCGCCCGCGAGAACTACGAGCAGATCACGGAGTTCGTCTCGGGTACCGTCGCCGAGGACGCCCCCATCATCCCGGTCAGCGCGGGACAGAACGTCAACATGGACGTCCTCATCGACGCCATCGAGACGCGCATCCCGACCCCCGACCGCGACCCCGACGCCGACGCACGGATGCACGTCGCACGGTCGTTCGACATCAACCGCCCGGGCACCACATGGGACCAGCTCAAAGGCGGCGTCATCGGCGGCTCGCTCGTCAGCGGCCGACTCCACACCGACGACGACGTCGAGGTCCGTCCGGGCCGTGAGGTCGAGGAGGGCGGCCAGACCGAGTACCGGCCCATCGAGACGACCGTCCGGTCGCTCCAGGCCGGCGGCCAGACAGTCGACGAGGCGTCGCCGGGCGGCCTGCTCGGCGTCGGCACCGGGCTCGACCCGTCCTACACGAAGGGCGACGCGCTCGCGGGACAGATCGCCGGCCCGCCGGGGACGCTCCCGCCGACGTGGGAGTCGTTCACCATGTCCGTCGACCTGCTCGACCGCGTCGTCGGCGACGACATGGGCGAGGTCGAGGACGTCAACACCGGCGAGCCGCTGATGCTCACGGTCGGCACCGCCACCACGGTCGGTGCGGTCACCTCCGCCCGCGACGGCGAGTGCGAGGTCAACCTGAAGCGGCCGGTGTGTGCTTCCGACGGCGCGAAGATCGCCATCAATCGTCGGGTCGGTGCACGCTGGCGGCTCATCGGGGTCGGCACGCTCCAGGGATAGCCGATGTCGACACGGGTCGTCCTCGATACGAGCGCGCTCATGATGCCCGTCGAGCTGGACGTGCGGCTGTTCGACGAGCTGGACCGCCTCGTGGAGGGCGTCGACCCGGTCGCGCCGCAGGCGGTCGTCGAGGAGCTCCGTCGCCTCTCCGAGAAGGGCGGCGAGGAGGGCACCGCCGCGAACGTCGGTCACGACCTCGTCACCGAACGCTGTCTCGTCGTCGACACGGAGGAATCGTACGCGGACGACGCCATCGTCGAACTCGCCCGCGAGGGCCACGCCGCGTACGTCGTCACGAACGACCTGCCCCTGCGCGACCGCGTGCTGGACGCGGGCGTTCCGGTAATAGCTTTACGGGGCAAGAACAAACTCGCAGTAACTCAACCATAAACAGATGTACAAACGCGTCAGGCTCAAGGACACGGTCGAGGTGCCGCCGGAGGAGCTCGGGGACGTCAGCCCGGACCTCGTGAAGAAACTGCTGCAGGACAAGCTCGAAGGTCGCATGGACGAGGACGTCGGGAGCGTCGTCACCGTGACGAAGGTCCACGACATCGGCGAGGGCACCGTCCTCCCGAACCGTCCGGGCGTCTACTACGAGGCGGACTTCGACGCGGTCACGTTCGACCCGCAGATGCAGGAGGTCGTCGACGGGACCGTCGTCGAGGTCGTCGAGTTCGGTGCCTTCGTCGGCATCGGCCCGGTCGACGGGCTGCTCCACGTCTCCCAGATCTCGGACGAGTACCTCGCGTTCGACCACGAGAACCAGCAGCTCGCCTCCAGCGAGTCCAACCGCACGCTCGGCGTCGACGACGCCGTCCGGGCGCGCATCGTCACGAAGAGCATCGACGAGCGCAACCCGCGGGACTCCAAGATCGGGCTGACGGCGAAACAGCCCGGGCTCGGCAAGCACGGCTGGCTCGAGGAGGACAGACAGAAGCGCGAAGCGCAGGCGGGTGATTAGATGGCGCAAGACAGAGTCGTCTGCCGCGAGTGCCACCGGGTGAACGAGCCGAACAACGCGACGTGTGACTCCTGTGGCTCCAGTTCGCTGACGGAGGACTGGGCGGGCTACGTCATCATCGCCCATCCCGAGACGTCCGCCATCGCCACCGAGATGGAGGTCACGGAGCCCGGCAAGTACGCGCTGAAGGTCCGCTGACGTGAGCGGGGACAGCGACGGCACGGTCGTGCTTACGCTGCCCGAGTCGCTCCGCAGCGCGTTCAAGGAGCCGCTGGGCCCGGTCGAGACCGACGCGAAGGTGCTGCTGCAGGATGTCTCCGGCCCGCTCGTCGCCGTC
Coding sequences within:
- a CDS encoding translation initiation factor IF-2 subunit gamma, with the protein product MAGNHQQPEVNIGLVGHVDHGKTTLVQALSGEWTDQHSEEMKRGISIRLGYADATFRRCPECEGADAYTVADHCEEHDVDTEVVRTVSFVDAPGHETLMATMLSGAAIMDGAVLVVSATEDVPQAQTEEHLMALDIIGIENIVIAQNKVDLVDADRARENYEQITEFVSGTVAEDAPIIPVSAGQNVNMDVLIDAIETRIPTPDRDPDADARMHVARSFDINRPGTTWDQLKGGVIGGSLVSGRLHTDDDVEVRPGREVEEGGQTEYRPIETTVRSLQAGGQTVDEASPGGLLGVGTGLDPSYTKGDALAGQIAGPPGTLPPTWESFTMSVDLLDRVVGDDMGEVEDVNTGEPLMLTVGTATTVGAVTSARDGECEVNLKRPVCASDGAKIAINRRVGARWRLIGVGTLQG
- a CDS encoding DNA-directed RNA polymerase, translated to MYKRVRLKDTVEVPPEELGDVSPDLVKKLLQDKLEGRMDEDVGSVVTVTKVHDIGEGTVLPNRPGVYYEADFDAVTFDPQMQEVVDGTVVEVVEFGAFVGIGPVDGLLHVSQISDEYLAFDHENQQLASSESNRTLGVDDAVRARIVTKSIDERNPRDSKIGLTAKQPGLGKHGWLEEDRQKREAQAGD
- a CDS encoding PIN domain-containing protein, translating into MSTRVVLDTSALMMPVELDVRLFDELDRLVEGVDPVAPQAVVEELRRLSEKGGEEGTAANVGHDLVTERCLVVDTEESYADDAIVELAREGHAAYVVTNDLPLRDRVLDAGVPVIALRGKNKLAVTQP
- the spt4 gene encoding transcription elongation factor subunit Spt4 → MAQDRVVCRECHRVNEPNNATCDSCGSSSLTEDWAGYVIIAHPETSAIATEMEVTEPGKYALKVR